Sequence from the Rutidosis leptorrhynchoides isolate AG116_Rl617_1_P2 chromosome 3, CSIRO_AGI_Rlap_v1, whole genome shotgun sequence genome:
CAAGACCCGTTGGACCCGTCCCTATTTCTTAGACTTTATGAATTTAGACCCAATGGATCCAAttctttttatttgtctaagacccATATGTTTCCTAGAGAAACCCATATGGGTCTTATGAAGAGTTTGGGTTTGCTTCGCCAGGCATATAATTTATGTATTCGACTGTTTCGAAAAGGAAGTGCTTGTTATGATACACAAGTGTTTTGGACCAAAATCCAGAATAAAGGCATATTTGTTGCATATATATTGTGATGAATGTTGATTATATGTAAACCAAAGTCTTGTGTTTCAGATGTTAATGTTTGTTGTATTGAGAAGATTTTGTTAATTTTTAATGACAGCCGTCGACAATTAAGATTAATCAACCAGATGGAGGTGTAAATGGTGGAGGTGCACAAACATCATCTTGCTGCGGTTCTTAAGCAATGTTTCGGAGTTGCTGATCTACGCTTGCGATTGGCCGGTATTGGTGATACACAAACACAGCCGGTTACCAACTGCAGTGATGGTGTGATAGGTTTTTTGTCATTCTTTTTAAACTTTTGTGCTATGTTATGTGAAACATGATAGGTTTTTTTGTCGTTTGCCTTCTTTTTTTCTCTGTTTCACATCTGCTATAAGAATTTTCATTTGGTAGGTTGTATTTCTTTACCATATCTATAGAAGTAAACTTCTAATGAAATTTGAAGATAAGTTTAATAAACATGGAGTTCTGTTGGTTTTTTCACAAAATTTTTGGTGCCATTATTTCACTTAATGCAACTTTTTTTTGGCCATAAGAGAAGGGTTTTAATTGAACCCAAACCAATGGTTTAAAAGTCATTTAGGCTATTCGCAAAGCGCGTTATCGGGCAAATCATGTCACCAACACGTCAGTAGCGTGGTGTGCTAGCCGAGTTTTTATTTGAAGTGTGCTCGGAAACGAGATACTTTACGAGTGTGGTGGGTTTATAGGTGACATGGACCCTAATTTGACTGTTACTAAAAAGATTTTTTTAAAAACTGTATTATTACTGTTTGAATTTAATTAATGAATATAAATATCTTCTATTATTCTTACCTATATACACAAACTTACTACTTCACATACAGATAACATACAAATCGTCACCTTTTTCCTACTACTTCCCATTTTATCACCACTTTTATCGCGTCACCATCATTCCAAAAATAATACATCACCTTGCACATCACCGCCTGCACTACAAATAGTCTCAGACTAGTGGTGTTGATGACGTGGCAAGTTAGTGATGGCGCTAACATGCAAAAGTGGTGGGGTAGAGGGAAGTAGTAGGAAAGGGTTTGGGGAAGGTGTTCTGTCAAGTTATGAATGAAAGTTGAATGTGAAATaagatgataaaaaaaaaaaaaaaaaatcatcaatCGCGCGTCTTTTTTCCATCCAGCATACTCAAAAATATTGCCCTCAACATGCCCCACTAAGCACGTTGTGATATGTCCTTGCACAAAACAACCTAGCACGCTCCATCGCAAAAAGCCTTGGGCAAAAACAGAACCATGATCAAACTGGTCTGGAATTCACAATATACATGATTACACGTTGCTTCCGAATTCAAAGTGAGTTTCAATACATCTAGGGGTGTGCATTAAACGGTTTCGACCATGAAACCGACCAAACCAAATCGATTTGGTTGAAGTGGGTTGGCTTatttggttttggtttggtttGTTGGTTTCACCTGAAAATATTTACGATTTTCAGTttggatttggtttgtaaaattaacatttggtttcaaaccgaaaaaccgaaatatacttttatttatggtatgtatatatttaagatttaatttaatttattttggATTTTAAATATGAGTTCTCTCTTATTTGTTCTTGTTTGAGTTTAATGTTTTTATTGGTTTAATTTGAATTTAACAGTTGAATTTGTTTATAAATTACACTATATTATGAATTCTTTATACTTAGAAACTTAGCGGCTGCTGGTTTCGTTTTTTATTTTTGTGCTACTCAGTTTATTGATATAGTTTAGATTGTAAATATGAGTGTATACTCTCGGGCTGCTTCTCATAGTGCATGCTTGTCAGAAAATATTGCATCAATTATAGACttaaaatttaattaataaaatatgtttgtttaaaaaaaaagaaactacactTTTTATCTAAAATTTTTTGTTTGGTTTAACCAAAACCAATCCATGTAAACCGATTTCTTATTTGGTTGGATTGATTTGGTTTTATCAATTTTGGTTCGGTTATTGGTTCTCAAAAGTATTTTTAAAAACCGATTAAACCAAACCgaataaaccacgtaaatcaataAACCGACCGAACGAACACCCCTAAATACATCAGAGTTTTGGATTGTGTTGTTAGGGTTGGATAATTAGATTGCtgataattattaaaaaaaatgcaACTTAATAGACAGATTAAGCTAAAAATCTTTAATATGCACTCATAATAAACAAGTTTTGTATGAAGATCTAACATCCCAATATTAAAATACCATCAAAACCGAAACAAAGAAAAGATAATCTATAGAGacttatatgtacatacatatacatacactaaTTAAAGTTCACCAGAAATCATCAACCTCATGGGTATAGACACTTTTTAACAACGCAAAACAACACACCGAATACAGTATTATATctcacaaaaaaataaaaataaaaagctaATGGTGACAACTGTCACTATAAATTCAGTTCATCCTTCCCATATATACGTTGAAGTTCACGAGTAGCAGCTTGGAAAGATTCTGAACAATTAAAAACCAAACATAAGCAACAGCAAATTGCAATCTTGTGATAAAGAAATGAATAACTAgaggtggcaattttgacccatttttcTTGTCAATGAACCCATATTGGCACCCACTTTGACATGTTACCCAGCCCGCCCGTTTTGGCACATTTAATGTTACTGACAAATACTCTTTGTAAATAAATTCACCTTTCCAGCTGCGAAACACTTTCTGGTCAATTAATCCATTCGGGTCAATGAGTCCATACGGGTCAATGAGTCTATACGGGGTCAATGAATCCATAAGCAACAGCAAACTGCAATCTTGTGATAAAGAGGTGAACGAATACTAgaggtggcaattttgacccatttttcTTGTCAATTCAAAAATAAATGCATTGAATTGGCACCCCTTTTGACATATTACCCAGCCCACCCATTTTGCCATATTTAATGTTAATGacaaatactattatttttttaaaaaaaaaatcacctTTCCAGCTGCGAAACGCTTTTTGATTAATTGGCGAACCAGTGACAGTCTGAATTGCATCAAATAATAAACTTTCGGGTGTGGTCCTCAATTCTTGAACTATTTGATATATCGTCTTTCCACTATTCGTGTATATGTGATTATTTGGGTGCTTTGTTTTGCAACCAGCATGACGCTCAAACTCATATGCATTCAGTGcctaagattaaaaaaaaaaaaaaaaaaaaaaaaaccattgcagtAATATAACAATTAATTGTATTTTATTTACCAGTAAATTGTAAACCACATATGTCATGATTTTAAAACCAGACACTAACAATTTATTGAATTAATGAATTAACAATTTATTGAATTAatgaattatattatatattatactaaCAATTTATTgaattatgtattatattatatacgtatcatatattatatatgccCGGTAACAAAAAAGAAACTTACCTTAGAGTGGTTACATGATTGACAACCACACATGTAGCCAGAACCTTTTATAATTCCTCCAAGTTCCTATTAATgtaaacaaaaaataataataataataataataataataataataataataataataataataataataataataataataataataataataataataataataataataataataataataataataataataataataataataataaaaaaaaaacttatcatGAACCAACAAAATAGAGACAAAAAACCCGAACAAACTAACTTACTCATGAATCACGATACTTAAAACTTTTTGTTACAAATGCACCATCTAGCTTGtgaaaatgcaaaaaaaaaaaaaaaaaaaaaaaaaaaaaaaagacattttaaagcCATCAGAAATTTCGGAGAAACATTATAATTTTTACAAACTGTAATGCGATTGTtcgaaagtcatttattaatataaatatttataaatttttttaacataaatctaaatctaaatatttatatttattaaatgatTGCAAGGATGTTTGTTTACCTCCCTTGATACTGAAACATATTTAACAGGAACTCCATCAAGTATTCCCGTAGCCATCAAACTTCTAACGTTTGACGGGAAACTATTAGGTGCCTCCTTTTTAACCGTTTTCGTTTCCGACTTGTTCTTCGATTTGACACCCGTACGCGTGGTCCCCACAACAATCGCGTTATGTGCATCCAATTCCTTAATCCCGTTAGACTGCAACGTTGATTGATCAAACGATAACCCATAATTATTCACATCTTTCACATAATAACCATTCATTGGTGGGTCCATCTCAGATTCATCTTGAAAACTACCAAACGATATAGCATTAGCAATTGATATAGTATTTTCATCATCTTTATTACTCTCTGTATGACCCGTTGACCTTTGGTCAAACCCAGTGTAAGAATGACCCATTAACGTTACACTTCCATCTTCTTCATTAGCATAATTAGACATAAAAGTATTCTCGTTTAGTGCATCATTATCCTTgacttggttgactttgacttttctaATCCCTCCGTAATTCAAGCACGTCTCGGGATCTTCAATACTATATGACATAGATAAACCGGCTAAATTAACATTCCCGATTTGTTCATGAACTATCTTTTTATCGGGCCCCACAGGAGAACCTAATAAGCGGTCGATAAATTGATTTGGGGGCGATTGGAGAGCAGAAACGTTGTCCCACGATAAATGAGAACTCGGTATACAACATAATGATTTGGTATTTGGAGATTCGATAACTTGTCGTTTATTAGGAAATAATTCGGCTTCGGTTGCATCTGAAAACCATTGATTCGAGCGTTTTGAATCTACTCGTAACGAATTACCAAAAATGTCGTCCCCATCGGTTATACGACCATTCCCTTTACCCATCCAAAATCTCTTCTCATGAAAAGACTGGTTcataaaaaaacataaaaaaaaaaaagaaaaaaaagattagAAATAGTCACACCAGAAAAGAAAAATCTTACCACATTTTCAATATAATGCTTGCAAAGTATACGGTTTTCAAAGAGCATATAAAGTAATGAAGCTATTAACCTATAAATGTATATGAACTTTATTATTGATTTAACTAATATAACTTGATTGAAACAAGAAATGTATAGATACaaacacatatacacatacatagtTTAAATAAGGTCAACATTTCACATCATTCAGAGTACTTCAAACATCTAAAATAACAAACTAGgtgcataataataatcatattgtaCAAAATCATTTAGGAAAATAGCTTACCATTGTGCTAATCAATATTCCTCAAAAAGCCAATAACAGGTACAAATTGTCTGTGAAtacatataaataaacaaattacaTAAAAGGAACAAATTTTAATAAAACCCTAGCTTAGAAGTTAGAAGTAAGAAGCTAAAAATTGAATATAAGTTTGTCGATATATATTTACCTTTATATGTACGGATAACGGTGATTGATGAGGTTGAACTAGAAGTTCAGATCAGATCCATTGCCGGCAGAGGAGGGCCGGTGATCGGAAAAATAAAAATTAGGTTTTGGAGGGGTGTATAGTTTACAAAGGTGGATGAGGAGCACAGGATATTTTCTCGCATGTATGGTTAATTAAATCGATCTGGTGTTTAACCCAACTAATTATCTTTCGTGAGTTCTATCAATGTCAGCCGTTGGATTGGAGTTAAGCGTCTTTGATGATGAGAGTTCTCTATGTTTTATGGAGATAATAAGAAAAAAGTAAGTGGATAGTACATGTGGTTTGTTATGTTTATTATCACATCACCTATACTTTTATTATTGCTTTAGTAGTACCTCAGTTTTGTTGAATAATCGTGGTTAGTACTTAACACCTcacatgtgcaatgcatgtgagggtaatttcATCATTTACGTAAAATAAGTAGAGTTTATGTATCACTCATGCAAAAGTGTACAAACCACGGATACCAATGgcgtaattttatttatcaattACTTTCAatgaattatttattattattattattattacttccaatATATTAGTTATCTCGTTAAATTTGGTCGTCTGAATAATATGAACAACATCACATATCCCACCTTATGTACTaactgttatagttattattattattttattattataatttctacATCATATACAAAgtacaatattattattttattatttataattaattatttaacattCTATTAAAAATTTTaagaaattttaaaaaaaaaaaaatcatttgtcAAATATATTTTTAATTAGCTTTTTCGACTATATATTATGCTTACTATTTTTGACAATTAATTTGATATATCCCgaaaataaatactaataataaaaataggaCAAAAAATATATAGGTATTAAAAACGATCGTCGAtatgtgtattatttttatataggtTTTGAACTATCGTCGATATGCATCCGTTGATGCTTCCAAGCAATCCGTTAAAATCATGCATTTCCAAGCCAATTGACGCAGCGCGGATGTACATATTTGTATCGTAGTTAAACTTGTCGACTAAGAGCATCATTTTTTTGTTCAAAAAATAATACGCATATTGACAATCgtttaaaacatatatattttttattctatttttattattagtatttattttcGGGATATATCAAATTAATTATCAAAAATAGTAAGCATAATATATAGTCGAAAAAGCTAATTAAAAATATATTTGAcaactaaattaaaaaaaaaaacatcttaAATTTTTTAATAGAATGctaaaaaattaattataaataatataataatatagtactTTGTATATGGTGTAgaaattataacaattaaataataacaataactataatagtTAGTATATAGtttatgatcatatacatagcattgtatatgtatattttatttgctaaatgcCAAAAGCAGAATTGCGCGAACTGTAATCCAAAGCTAtgaaatattcgctgaaaataagtacagcggttatgtttCCGCACTAATAAAGGACTGcgatttaatccgctgagtttccgcggacagTTAAGCAATTCGCAGgccgcggatatctcgaatactataaatagagagcatgacctctcatttataggttgttgattctctgccatttgcccaagcctttgtgaatttcactcgtgactttgcccaaggaactttcgcattgagttaaggtgaatcatgctaattaacaatcaagaccggatcGGGGTGGTTGGTCACTTGATAGTTATAGTGAAAGACGATCACCggtgcccaaaataatcatcaaacattccatcctccatcataatctcattgcactcgatccgtaattaagtaacatcattaattagggattgatcaattggcgccatccgtgggacacgttttacgaattaaactggAATTTTTTTGCTTCGTGCTGTCAAACGATTAATTCTTTGGTTTAATTCCAATCATGTTTTTTGTTGTAATGATTTGCAGGCAAAATTGTTTGAAATTGGCGGTAACTTGCTCGATTGCTTGGAATAATGAGTAATATTGGAAATGATAGCGATGTAGTGGTCGCTATGCGAGCGAATGCCCAAGAAAGAGGAAAAAAGCgaaaatcagttaaaatgtatcaaaattggcaatttgcgccaattagtttcccgaaaatgtagagcgatgatttctctgaaatgccgatagtaCTATCGTGCAAAATCGCGGAAGCTGATATCACAGTCATGAAAGTCATATCGATAATGGCAGTAGcgttgatattatttacgaacaatgtttcgcTCAACTGCCAGAGAGTATTAAAACAAACCTGCAAACAACTGCGGTTTCGCTAACTGGTTTCGCAGGAGAATCTTCATTGCCTATAGGCATTTTGCCATTAAACATCGAGCTAACTGATGTAAACGATGACGCTTTGGTGCGACAAGCGCGATTAGATTTTTACGTTATGCGAGCCTCATCTCGTTATAACATGTTGTTGGGAAGAACTgctataagtaaatttggaattgtcccgtccacaattcatggcatgattaagtttccaacatataaaggggtcgccacaatatgttcaatgagcattatgcctatttgtgcggctgttaacgtAAAAACTGCAGGACAAGAAATTGTTGCTGATGCAGATAATACGGAAATGATTAATCCTGCATATCCTGAGCAGAAAATTAAAGTGGGACGCAATGTTACTGCGGATACTAGGAAACAAATTGTGCAACTGCTTGTTCAGTACATGGATGTTT
This genomic interval carries:
- the LOC139898973 gene encoding uncharacterized protein; protein product: MSFHEKRFWMGKGNGRITDGDDIFGNSLRVDSKRSNQWFSDATEAELFPNKRQVIESPNTKSLCCIPSSHLSWDNVSALQSPPNQFIDRLLGSPVGPDKKIVHEQIGNVNLAGLSMSYSIEDPETCLNYGGIRKVKVNQVKDNDALNENTFMSNYANEEDGSVTLMGHSYTGFDQRSTGHTESNKDDENTISIANAISFGSFQDESEMDPPMNGYYVKDVNNYGLSFDQSTLQSNGIKELDAHNAIVVGTTRTGVKSKNKSETKTVKKEAPNSFPSNVRSLMATGILDGVPVKYVSVSREELGGIIKGSGYMCGCQSCNHSKALNAYEFERHAGCKTKHPNNHIYTNSGKTIYQIVQELRTTPESLLFDAIQTVTGSPINQKAFRSWKESFQAATRELQRIYGKDELNL